One genomic segment of Impatiens glandulifera chromosome 6, dImpGla2.1, whole genome shotgun sequence includes these proteins:
- the LOC124941076 gene encoding dnaJ homolog subfamily B member 3: MVREDEEESKCRLVKEICDISSRAVTCFHRHRHLGLHPFIDWYLVLRVEENAKLDVIKKQYHKLALRLHPDKNKHPQAEAAFKLLHQAYICLSHDFRRQEFNMERQKKLYAKCCCSINRSSIISIANINNTTSSSKDLFDFRAKLSEEMRVIDNCLKSRRTRVFNKNSSSLPVFNPSDYLPHGYPHHRLNIGRTFPFQTDHQRSS; the protein is encoded by the exons ATGgtgagagaagatgaagaagagagcAAATGCCGTCTGGTGAAAGAGATCTGCGATATTTCTTCACGCGCCGTCACATGCTTTCATCGTCACCGCCATCTCGGACTCCACCCGTTTATTGACTGGTATCTTGTTCTTCGA GTGGAGGAGAATGCTAAGTTGGATGTGATCAAGAAGCAATATCATAAACTAG CTTTGAGGCTTCATCCCGATAAGAACAAACATCCTCAAGCTGAAGCTGCATTCAAGCTTCTTCACCAG GCTTACATATGTTTGAGCCATGACTTTAGAAGACAAGAATTCAACATGGAGAGGCAGAAGAAGCTCTATGCAAAGTGTTGCTGCTCCATTAATAGATCATCAATAATCTCCATTGCTAACATCAATAATACAACAAGTTCTTCTAAAGATTTATTCGACTTTAGAGCGAAACTATCGGAAGAGATGAGAGTAATCGATAATTGCTTGAAGTCAAGAAGAACACGAGTCTTTAACAAGAACTCGTCTTCTTTACCTGTCTTTAATCCTTCGGATTACCTTCCACATGGCTATCCTCACCATAGATTAAACATTGGAAGGACTTTTCCATTCCAAACAGATCATCAGAGGAGTTCTTGA